From Chryseotalea sp. WA131a:
CACTTCATTTTCAGGGTATCACGGTTATTGGCCAGTTTCGCTGCAACAAATTGACAGTCGGTTTGGAACGAAATCTGACATGCAAGAACTCATCAGCGAGGCGCACAAGCAAAACATCAATGTAATTTTAGATTATGTGGCGCACCACGTTCATCAAGAACATCCACTCGTAAAATTAAAACCCGAATGGTTCACGCCACTTTATTTGCCCGATGGAACCATTAACACGGAGCGTTGGGACGACCAACGATTGACCACGTGGTTTGATGTATTTATGCCCACCCTGGATTTGCGAAAACCCGAAGTGGTAAACCCCATGACCGACACGGCCTTGTATTGGTTAAAAAATTATGAGTTGGATGGCTTCCGTCACGATGCCTCTAAACATATTGACCTTTTGTTTTGGCGAACGCTCAGTAAAAGAATAAAGTCAGAAATCAACCGACCGATCTACCAAATAGGTGAAACCTATGGAAGCCGCGAATTGGTGAACAGTTATGTGAACACAGGCATGTTGGATGGGCAATTTGATTTTAATGTATATGACGATGCAGTGAATACGTTTGCCCGCGATGAAGTTCCTTTTTCGCGGTTGAGTTCTTCGGTTACCGAAAGCATGTCGCGGTTTGGCGACCATCACTTAATGGGAAATATCACAGGCAACCAAGACCGTGCACGCTTTATCAGTTATGCCGATGGCTCGGTACGATTTGACGAAGATGCTAAGCGTGCAGGCTGGAAACGAAAAATAGAAATCAAAGACACTATCGGTTATAATAAACTGCAATCGCTCACTGCGTTTATGATGACGATACCCGGTGTGCCGGTCATCTATTATGGCGATGAAATTGGCGACCCCGGAGGCAACGACCCCGACAACCGAAGAATGATGCGCTTCGAAAAGTTGAGTCCGCTTGAAAACAAAACAAAAGAGATAGCTCAAAAATTAGTGGCGCTGCGAAAAAATTCGATGGCTCTTTTGTATGGCGATTTTCAATGGTTGAGAGTAGAAGACCAACTGATGGTTTATAAGCGAAGTTACTTCAGCAACCAAGTAATCGTAGCATTCAACAAATCTGCACAACCCAAAGAAATTGAATTGGGCAAGTTGCCATCGAAGGCCAGAACTCAATTTAATGGAAAATTGAAGGTTGAAAATGGTGCTGGAAAACTCACGATGAAGCCTCATTCCTTCGAGGTCGTGGAAGTGAATCAATAAATTAAACGAAGTTCTACAGTAGAAAATCTATTGAATATACTGGCTACTAACTCCTTCTATTCTTTTTTAGATGTGCTCCTTCTTATTCTTTACCAGGTCATAAAGTAGTTCACGGGCACGGTGCAATTGTGCCTTCACGGTACCAAGCGGTGCCTCTAATTCAACTGCTATTTCTTCGTAGCTTAATTCATGAAAATAGCGGAGCCTCACCAATTTTTGATACTTGGTAGGCAGCATATTTACAAACACTTGCATGATTTCTTCTTTCTGTGCGCGAATGGCCTCGTCTTGCGGATTCAAGTTCCCAACATCTTCAATGTCAATCGAAACCGAGCCACCGTCATCATCGGTATAGGTATTTTCGATGCTGAGGGTATTGATCTTTTTCTTGCGGATAAAATCGATGGTGTTGTTGGTGGCAATACGAAACAACCAGGTGCTAAATGTAAAATCTTTTTTGAATCGGTGCAGACTGCGAAATGCTTTGGAGAACGACTCCATGGTTAAATCTTCGGCATCGTCTACATTGCGCACCATTTTCAAAATGACATGATAGACCGGGCGCTTGTAGCGCTGCAA
This genomic window contains:
- a CDS encoding sigma-70 family RNA polymerase sigma factor translates to MEELEEGRFSSKALEDFRLIDMAVGGDEKAYAKLLQRYKRPVYHVILKMVRNVDDAEDLTMESFSKAFRSLHRFKKDFTFSTWLFRIATNNTIDFIRKKKINTLSIENTYTDDDGGSVSIDIEDVGNLNPQDEAIRAQKEEIMQVFVNMLPTKYQKLVRLRYFHELSYEEIAVELEAPLGTVKAQLHRARELLYDLVKNKKEHI
- a CDS encoding alpha-glucosidase C-terminal domain-containing protein, translated to MEKKKLQSIGNRSFVPWGLSGIAKFLHKGTKTLSFAVITLMLISCKTSKPVSFNDQELIKGNASPILVENGPNEINLEDYVVDVSKIDSVTVPPELTKKQEKNILKVEGQLATKISSIKLWHQGQAYAIPLQRAAKTPITLTYKGEAKEVRTKGEFNAWNAQSSLFNKTENGFSYSMSLPPGNYQYLFVVDGKEKRDPSNKDSVDNGMGGWNSVIKIPRPSLDKLPMLSTKNYERNIIQLVLSHPAKEVMVFWKNFLLDYRSVKLTEKQIDITIPNEAATNTRSFIRVWAANDEGISNDMLIPLQNNQVLSDATQLSRHDKEAQILYFMMIDRFNDAKKENDEPVKDKNILPKVNYYGGDIAGVTQKIKDGYFSSLGINTLWLSPITRNPKGAYGKYPDPVTSFSGYHGYWPVSLQQIDSRFGTKSDMQELISEAHKQNINVILDYVAHHVHQEHPLVKLKPEWFTPLYLPDGTINTERWDDQRLTTWFDVFMPTLDLRKPEVVNPMTDTALYWLKNYELDGFRHDASKHIDLLFWRTLSKRIKSEINRPIYQIGETYGSRELVNSYVNTGMLDGQFDFNVYDDAVNTFARDEVPFSRLSSSVTESMSRFGDHHLMGNITGNQDRARFISYADGSVRFDEDAKRAGWKRKIEIKDTIGYNKLQSLTAFMMTIPGVPVIYYGDEIGDPGGNDPDNRRMMRFEKLSPLENKTKEIAQKLVALRKNSMALLYGDFQWLRVEDQLMVYKRSYFSNQVIVAFNKSAQPKEIELGKLPSKARTQFNGKLKVENGAGKLTMKPHSFEVVEVNQ